The following nucleotide sequence is from Cryptomeria japonica unplaced genomic scaffold, Sugi_1.0 HiC_scaffold_2081, whole genome shotgun sequence.
CGCTTTGATCTTTTCAATTTAATAAAATACtagtttatttaatatattaagaaGAATTTTAGAtctaaataaatgtttttaattgaCTACATTTATTTCTCAACTACCTAACTGTGACCTATTGAAAATCTATTAAATCTTTCCTCATTTTAAGATATTAGGAAGATTTTTACCTGCAAATAAATGTTTTTAGTGACATTCTTTACTTCTGAATTACCTCGCTTGAGGTTTTATCGGTCAAATAcgtttttatattaatttttttgccTTTCTGAACCACCTCTCTTGAGGTTTAATGTGGTCCGTTTAAAATAATTTTAGATTTACTTTTTAACCATTGAATTTTGCGCTACCATTTATCGGGGCGATTACCTATAATTGAGTAGTATGCTCTGATTGAAATGTGATTGCTAAAATGCTACCATGGCAAAACGCTCTGCTTCGctgctctttcttttcttctccttgatcGTCACTCTGTTCTCTTATATGGAATGCGCGGGAAACATTAACTTTGCTTTCCCTCCCCAAACAGATATCAAAGTAGATCCTGATGCTTACTTTGAAGGGGACACAATACAACTCACCAGAAATGAATTCGTAGGTGATTTGGGATGGAGCGTAGGCTGGGCGACTTACAACCAATCAGTTCCTCTATGGGACAACTCTTCTGGGGCTCTCGCAAGTTTTACATCACATTTTCAGTTCCTCATCAGAAACTCCAGCTCGAATTCTGCGGACGGACTCACTTTCTTTATTGCCCCTTTCGACTTCAAACCACCTGCAAATTCTTGGGGCGAATGGCTGGGCCTCTTTAACCTAACCACAGATGGTATACTTTCAAATCAAGTAGTGGCCGTCGAATTCGACACATTCCAGAACAGCTTTGACCCAGATGACAACCATGTCGGAATAGACGTCAATTCAGCTGTTTCCGTGGCTAACGTTTCGCTTAGCTCGGAAGGTAAATTCCTAAACAATACTCTTAAAAATGGGCAAGCTTGGGACTCGTGGGTGGATTACAATGGGAGTACAAAGCAGTTACAGGTATTTCTCTTATATAACCCTTCTGCTAATCTGTATAATATTTCTAAACCAAGAAGCCCGATTTTGAGTTATCACATAGATCTGCGTGACTATATTCCGGAAATTGTCACGGTTGGCCTCAGCGCATCCACTGGATTGGCATTTGAAACTCACACAGTCTCAGCGTGGAATTTTTCTTGTACATATTCGTGGGATATTTCCTCTGCTCCATCAAGAACTCGAAATAGTAGCTGGAAAATTATCTTGATATCCCTCTTTGTCTGCCTCCTGGTTATCTGCTGTTTTCTGTTTATTGCGGGGCGGTGGTATTTCAAACAGAGAGAAGCGAGGCGGGATAGTCATGGCGAGGAGCTAGACGAACAGTTAGATCAAGGCTACTTCAAGTTCTCTTATGGTCAACTCAGAGAGGCTACCCGTAACTTCAGTGACGATGAAATACTGGGAAGAGGAGGCTTCGGAGGTGTCTACAGAGGCATCTTGCCTACAACAAGCGAGACAGTGGCCATAAAGAGAATAGGCCAAGGATCGAGGCAGGGAAGGAAAGAGTATATCTCAGAGGTTACCATAATCACTAAGCTGAGACACCGTAACCTTGTGCGACTCTTGGGATGGTGCCATGAACAAGGTGAATTGCTTCTTGTTTACGAATTCCTCCCGAATGGAAGTCTCGATAAGTATATATTCGATGAACGCAAGGATTGTT
It contains:
- the LOC131075164 gene encoding L-type lectin-domain containing receptor kinase IX.1-like, whose amino-acid sequence is MAKRSASLLFLFFSLIVTLFSYMECAGNINFAFPPQTDIKVDPDAYFEGDTIQLTRNEFVGDLGWSVGWATYNQSVPLWDNSSGALASFTSHFQFLIRNSSSNSADGLTFFIAPFDFKPPANSWGEWLGLFNLTTDGILSNQVVAVEFDTFQNSFDPDDNHVGIDVNSAVSVANVSLSSEGKFLNNTLKNGQAWDSWVDYNGSTKQLQVFLLYNPSANLYNISKPRSPILSYHIDLRDYIPEIVTVGLSASTGLAFETHTVSAWNFSCTYSWDISSAPSRTRNSSWKIILISLFVCLLVICCFLFIAGRWYFKQREARRDSHGEELDEQLDQGYFKFSYGQLREATRNFSDDEILGRGGFGGVYRGILPTTSETVAIKRIGQGSRQGRKEYISEVTIITKLRHRNLVRLLGWCHEQGELLLVYEFLPNGSLDKYIFDERKDCLNWERRYSVARGIASALIYLHEEWDQRVVHRDVKASNVLLDSNFNAKLGDFGLARVVEFDHAASRTTVVAGTRGYMAPEYIETGKASPESDVYSFGAVALEISCGRQPIDYRLEEYDLRVVAWVWDLRRQGKLLDAADKKLEGNFNSEEMELLMLVGLLCSHPDPKARPTMREVLKILEFDSPLPFVPLNMPVPVYADDLSFHAGSSLTNFPSERSRGEISGRLMSDREAR